The DNA segment ATCCCCAGGGACCTGAAGGAGGCGGCCCGGGTGGACGGGGCCGGCGAGTGGCAGCTCTTCTGGCGCGTCAGCCTGCCCTACATCCAGTCGACCCTCGCCGTGGTGACCACCACCATGCTCATCAACGTCCTGAAGGTCTTCGACATCGTCTACGTGATGACCAACGGCAACTTCGGCACCGAGGTGGTGGCCAACCGGATGTACAAGGAGATGTTCCAGTTCCGCAACTTCGGCCGGGCCAGTGCAGTGGCGGTGGTGCTCTTCCTGGCCATCGTCCCGCTGATGCTCCTCAACATCCGCCGGTTCCGGCAGCAGGAGGTGGAGCGCTGATGGAGCGCGAGGGCGCACCGCCCCTGGTCCACCTGGTGCTGGTCCTCGTCTGCCTGGCATGGGTCCTGCCCACCCTGGGGCTTCTGGTGAGCTCGGTGCGGCCTGCGGCGGACGTGGCCTCGAGCGGGTGGTGGACGGTCTTCCGCAACCCGCTGGATCTGACGCAGTACACCCTGGCCAACTACCGGCAGGTCCTCTACCAGAACGGCATGGCGCAGGCGTTCGTCAACAGCTTCATCGTCACCGTGCCGGCCACCCTCATCCCCATGCTGATCGCCGCGTTCGCCGCCTTCGCCTTCGCCTGGTTCACCTTCCCGGGCCGGGACGCGCTCTTCCTGATGGTGGTGGGCCTGCTCGTGGTTCCGCTCCAGATGACCCTGATCCCGGTGCTCCGCATCTACAACTCCCTGGGTCTCTCGGGGACCTTCCTGGGCATCTGGCTGGCCCACGCGGGCTACGGGCTCCCCTTCGCCGTCTACCTGCTGCGGAACTTCTTCGGCTCGCTGCCCTCGGACCTCTTCGAGTCGGCCTACATCGACGGAGCGTCGCCCCTCACCGCTTTCTTCCGGCTGGCGCTCCCCCTCTCGGTTCCCGCCCTGGCGAGCCTGGGGATCTTCCAGTTCCTCTGGGTGTGGAACGACCTGCTGGTGAGCCTGATCTACCTGGGCGGGAGCCCGTCGGTGGCGCCGCTTACCCTGCGGCTCAGCAGCCTGGTGGGCTCCCTCGGGCAGAACTGGCACCTGCTCACGGCCGCCGCCTTCGTGGCCATGGTGGTGCCCGTGGCGGTCTTCTTCGCCCTCCAGCGCTACTTCGTGCGGGGCATCCTGGCCGGCGCCGTGAAGGGCTGAGGACGAGAACCCACTTGGCGTTGGATGATGTTGTCTGAATAGATCGTGGTGCGCGGGAGGAGATCCCGCGCACCTTGAGGAAGGACCTAACCTGGGACAGGAATGGGATGGATTTCATGACACATTCCGCCGACGGAGAGCGGCTTACGA comes from the Limnochorda pilosa genome and includes:
- a CDS encoding carbohydrate ABC transporter permease — translated: MEREGAPPLVHLVLVLVCLAWVLPTLGLLVSSVRPAADVASSGWWTVFRNPLDLTQYTLANYRQVLYQNGMAQAFVNSFIVTVPATLIPMLIAAFAAFAFAWFTFPGRDALFLMVVGLLVVPLQMTLIPVLRIYNSLGLSGTFLGIWLAHAGYGLPFAVYLLRNFFGSLPSDLFESAYIDGASPLTAFFRLALPLSVPALASLGIFQFLWVWNDLLVSLIYLGGSPSVAPLTLRLSSLVGSLGQNWHLLTAAAFVAMVVPVAVFFALQRYFVRGILAGAVKG